A part of Populus alba chromosome 8, ASM523922v2, whole genome shotgun sequence genomic DNA contains:
- the LOC118039917 gene encoding uncharacterized protein produces MSLLNQLFNRGVFGSKCKTCLNLAISRIKLLQNKRDLQLKHMRKEIAQFLQAGQEAIARIRVEHVIREQNIRAAYEILELFCEFVLVRVPILESQKECPAELREAIASIIFAAPRCSEVPDLLQIKNLFAAKYGKEFNMAATELRPDSGVNRAIIERLSVRAPPAEARLKVLKEIAQEFSLEWDSSNTEAELGKKHEDLLGGSKQIMADAILPQAPTKQSSPLSPPSNGAHSTLNTDNKQGSHRLQAPALVSNLPQVNANEIEPSIRNYMAHVQRETTSQSSDVLERARAAIASAERATIAARAAAELVNVQFG; encoded by the exons ATGTCCCTCTTAAACCAACTCTTCAACAGAGGCGTTTTTGGTTCTAAATG CAAAACATGCTTGAACTTGGCAATCTCGCGCATTAAATTGCTGCAAAACAAGAGAGATTTGCAGCTTAAACATATGCGCAAGGAGATTGCGCAATTTCTTCAGGCTGGCCAAGAAGCAATTGCTCGAATTCGG GTGGAGCATGTAATACGGGAACAAAATATACGGGCTGCTTATGAGATACTGGAGCTGTTCTGTGAGTTTGTTCTTGTGCGTGTTCCGATTCTTGAAAGTCAAAA GGAATGTCCAGCTGAATTGCGAGAGGCTATTGCAAGCATAATTTTTGCTGCTCCAAGATGTTCAGAAGTGCCAGATTTGCTGCAGATCAAGAATTTGTTTGCTGCAAAATATGGAAAGGAATTCAACATGGCTGCAACTGAGCTCCGTCCTGATTCTGGTGTCAACCGTGCA ATTATTGAAAGGCTTTCAGTTAGAGCTCCACCAGCAGAGGCAAGGCTCAAGGTTTTGAAGGAAATCGCGCAAGAATTTAGTCTTGAGTGGGACTCTTCTAACACAGAGGCTGAACTCGGGAAAAAGCATGAAGATTTGCTG GGTGGATCAAAGCAAATTATGGCCGATGCAATACTTCCTCAAGCACCCACCAAACAGAGCTCTCCTCTATCCCCACCTTCCAACGGGGCCCATTCTACCTTAAATACGGATAATAAGCAAGGATCTCATCGTCTTCAAGCTCCTGCGCTTGTGAGCAATTTGCCCCAGGTCAATGCTAACGAAATTGAACCATCAATCAGGAATTACATGGCTCATGTTCAAAGGGAGACAACATCACAATCATCTGATGTCTTGGAGAGAGCTCGAGCCGCCATTGCATCAGCAGAGCGTGCAACTATTGCTGCCCGTGCAGCTGCTGAACTTGTAAATGTTCAATTTGGTTAA
- the LOC118039915 gene encoding adenylate isopentenyltransferase, whose translation MKIPFPKSTNQPLYTALKTQPLHPINISIPFNKPRPPPIAVRMDTDSSTTTSTAVYRHKKDKILVIMGATGCGKTRVSIDLATRLQSEIINSDKMQVYEGLDITTNKITIQDRLGVPHHLLGEFDPDDGELTPSEYRLAGGLAISGIVSRQHLPIVVGGSNSLIHALVADRFNPELNVFDGSNPVSTQLRYNCCFLWVDVSLPVLCDYLCKRVDEMLDSGMLDELSEYYGSVDAANQIGLRKAIGVPEFDRYFKRYPPGSGCGRGIGVEWDRVRRGAYEDCVREIKENTCQLAKRQIGKILRLKGAGWDLKRVDATGSFREVMMVTSDDHIKKRKKKRWMEVWGRDVMEPSMKIVKRFLEEE comes from the coding sequence ATGAAAATTCCCTTCCCAAAGAGTACCAATCAGCCTCTTTACACCGCCCTTAAAACCCAACCACTTCACCCCATTAACATTTCTATACCCTTCAATAAGCCACGCCCACCACCAATAGCAGTCCGTATGGACACGGACTCCTCTACCACCACTTCCACCGCCGTCTACCGCCATAAAAAAGACAAGATTCTCGTAATAATGGGAGCGACTGGGTGTGGCAAAACAAGGGTATCTATTGATCTAGCTACACGCTTACAATCCGAAATCATCAACTCCGACAAAATGCAAGTCTACGAAGGTCTTGACATCACCACCAACAAAATCACCATTCAAGACCGTCTAGGTGTTCCTCACCATTTACTCGGTGAGTTCGACCCGGATGATGGTGAGTTGACTCCCTCCGAGTATCGGTTAGCTGGTGGATTGGCTATCTCAGGTATTGTTTCAAGGCAACATCTTCCTATTGTGGTTGGTGGGTCCAACTCCCTTATTCACGCTTTGGTTGCTGACCGGTTTAATCCCGAGTTAAACGTTTTTGATGGGTCTAACCCAGTTTCAACCCAGTTAAGATATAACTGTTGTTTTTTGTGGGTGGATGTGTCATTACCTGTTTTGTGCGATTACTTGTGTAAGCGAGTCGACGAAATGCTCGACTCCGGGATGCTCGATGAGCTGTCAGAGTATTATGGCTCAGTTGATGCAGCGAATCAAATCGGGTTGAGGAAAGCGATTGGGGTGCCTGAGTTTGATCGGTATTTCAAAAGGTACCCACCTGGGTCTGGGTGTGGCAGAGGTATTGGTGTGGAATGGGATCGGGTACGGAGGGGAGCATACGAGGACTGTGTGAGGGAGATAAAGGAGAACACGTGTCAGCTTGCGAAAAGGCAGATTGGCAAGATCTTGAGATTAAAAGGGGCAGGGTGGGACCTAAAAAGAGTTGATGCGACTGGGAGCTTTAGGGAGGTGATGATGGTGACGTCAGATGAtcatatcaaaaaaagaaagaagaagaggtgGATGGAGGTTTGGGGGAGAGATGTGATGGAGCCAAGCATGAAAATTGTGAAACGCTTCTTGGAGGAGGAGTAG
- the LOC118039916 gene encoding pentatricopeptide repeat-containing protein At1g08070, chloroplastic, which translates to MESAHKVFDQIPEPNASIWNAMFRGYSQNESHKNVIVLFRQMKGLDVMPNCFTFPVILKSCVKINALKEGEEVHCFVIKSGFRANPFVATTLIDMYASGGAIHAAYRVFGEMIERNVIAWTAMINGYITCCDLVTARRLFDLSPERDIVLWNTMISGYIEAKDVIRARELFDKMPNKDVMSWNTVLNGYASNGDVMACERLFEEMPERNVFSWNALFGGYTRNGCFSEVLSAFKRMLVDGTVVPNDATLVNVLSACARLGALDLGKWVHVYAESHGYKGNVYVRNALMDMYAKCGVVETALDVFKSMDNKDLISWNTIIGGLAVHGHGADALNLFSHMKTAGENPDGITFIGILCACTHMGLVEDGFSYFKSMTDDYSIVPRIEHYGCIVDLLGRAGLLAHAVDFIRKMPIEADAVIWAALLGACRVYKNVELAELALEKLIEFEPKNPANYVMLSNIYGDFGRWKDVARLKVAMRDTGFKKLPGCSLIEVNDYLVEFYSLDERHPEKEQIYGTLRTLTKLLRSSGYVPGLMELDERN; encoded by the coding sequence ATGGAGAGTGCCCACAAAGTGTTCGATCAAATTCCCGAACCAAATGCCTCTATCTGGAACGCAATGTTCAGAGGCTATTCACAAAATGAATCTCACAAGAACGTTATAGTCTTGTTTAGACAAATGAAGGGATTGGATGTAATGCCTAATTGCTTCACTTTCCCAGTTATTCTTAAATCTTGTGTCAAGATTAATGCATTGAAAGAAGGTGAGGAGGTGCACTGTTTTGTGATTAAAAGTGGGTTTAGGGCGAACCCTTTTGTGGCTACTACGTTGATTGATATGTATGCTAGTGGTGGAGCAATACATGCGGCTTATAGAGTTTTTGGCGAGATGATAGAGAGGAATGTGATTGCTTGGACTGCAATGATCAATGGCTACATTACTTGTTGTGATCTAGTAACCGCGCGTCGCCTTTTTGATCTGTCTCCTGAGCGGGATATCGTGCTGTGGAATACTATGATTTCGGGTTATATTGAGGCAAAGGATGTAATACGAGCACGGGAGCTTTTTGATAAGATGCCAAACAAGGATGTCATGTCGTGGAATACAGTTTTGAATGGTTATGCTAGTAATGGGGATGTCATGGCTTGTGAGAGATTGTTTGAAGAGATGCCAGAAAGGAATGTTTTTTCATGGAATGCATTGTTTGGAGGGTATACAAGGAATGGCTGTTTTTCTGAGGTATTGAGTGCTTTTAAAAGGATGTTAGTTGATGGAACTGTAGTTCCTAATGATGCTACACTTGTGAATGTGTTGTCTGCTTGTGCGAGATTAGGTGCTCTTGATTTGGGCAAGTGGGTACATGTGTATGCAGAGAGTCATGGATATAAAGGAAATGTATACGTGAGGAATGCTTTGATGGATATGTATGCAAAATGTGGGGTTGTGGAAACTGCTCTCGATGTGTTTAAAAGCATGGATAATAAAGACCTGATTAGCTGGAATACCATAATTGGTGGATTGGCTGTGCACGGGCATGGAGCTGATgccttaaatttgttttctcatATGAAGACAGCTGGAGAAAACCCAGATGGAATCACCTTTATAGGCATTTTGTGTGCTTGCACGCACATGGGTCTGGTTGAAGATGGTTTCTCGTATTTCAAATCAATGACTGATGATTATTCGATTGTGCCTCGAATCGAACACTATGGTTGTATTGTTGATTTGCTAGGGCGAGCTGGTCTCTTAGCCCATGCTGTGGATTTCATTAGAAAGATGCCCATTGAAGCCGATGCTGTTATCTGGGCTGCATTGCTGGGGGCATGTAGGGTTTATAAAAATGTTGAATTGGCTGAGCTGGCTCTTGAAAAACTCATTGAATTTGAGCCAAAGAACCCTGCAAATTATGTGATGCTTTCAAACATATACGGGGACTTTGGAAGATGGAAAGATGTAGCACGACTAAAAGTTGCAATGAGGGATACTGGGTTCAAAAAATTACCAGGATGTAGTTTGATTGAGGTCAATGATTATTTGGTTGAGTTTTATTCATTAGATGAAAGACACCCTGAGAAGGAGCAAATATATGGCACCTTGAGAACACTAACAAAATTGTTGAGATCATCAGGATATGTACCAGGTTTAATGGAGCTGGACGAGAGAAACTGA